A region of the Desulfobacter postgatei 2ac9 genome:
CGGAGATGTGGATCCTGTAGCCCACACCCTCCGGTATGAATTTTAACCCATTGGATGCGATGGCGCCCAAAGGAATTTCCCGGTAACAGGTCTGCAAAAGTTCGGGAACCAGGGCGGGCTCAGCCCCTGCCAGCACAACAAAGGTGATTCCCCGTTCCTTTTCTCTGACCATCAGTTCCTGCCATGCGTCAGGATCGTTATTCCCGGTGACAAACTGTTTGTCGCCTTCATAAAAATAACAGCCTTCACACCGGATATTGCAGCGGTTGGTCATGTCATAGGTGGATTCCCTTAGGAAAAAGTACTTTTTTACCCGCTGCCATCGGCTGCGAATCACCGGATCGGACAGAATATCTGAGAATTTCCAATATGTTTGCATAGAGGGTTTTTATATATTTGTTAACTTAACTTAACTTAACTTTATCTCTTGTTGTGGGTTGAGCCTGGGTGTTGATAGACCAAGTCAGCCCATGGCAGTTATAATTTGTTGTTGATGTATTCGGCAATGAGCCGGACGTTTGTCAGTTTGGGGTAGTCATCCTCGTCAATGCGGATACCGTATTCATCCTGGATCACCAGGGCCACGGTGGCAAGATCCATACTGTCAATGCCGACTTCATCCACAAGGTCCATTTCAGGATCAAAGGTTTCGGGCGTCACATCCTCAATCATGAGTTCATCAATGATAATCCGGGTCACATTGATAATGACATCATCAATGGTTCTTACTTTGTTCATTTTTAGAGTTTTCTCCATTTATATAATTTTAAAGCTTCTTAACATATTCCTGACAAGATATCCATTTCAGGATTCATGGGTCAAGGGTCATCGCATGTAAAAAATACCTCACCCCACTTGATTTTATATCCTTTACGATTCCCCCAACCCAGGATTAACAAAACGCAATGGCAGGGATATGGCTGTTTTTCAGGTCAGGGTCATGCCTGTTATTTTTGCGACATAATTTTTAGTCTCCCTCGGCATCTGGCTTGGCCGGGAGTCCAGGTTCCCCATCCCCCAGTTGTAGGCGGCCAGGGCAAGGGGGACGCTTCCTTCATACCGGTCCAGCAACTGCTTCAGGTACCGTGTGCCGCCCATTACATTCTCAGTGGGATTCAGAGGGTCTTTTACCCCGAGTTCCCTTGCGGTATCCGGCATCAGCTGCATCAGCCCCATGGCCCCTTTGGGAGAAACAGCATCGGGATTAAAGCTGCTTTCCGCTTGGATAACCGCCTTGATGAGGCCTGAATTCACCCCAAAGGTTGTGGCGGCTTTCTCAATGATTGCTTCAATGTCAAGGCTGTCAGTCCGTTTGGCCTCTTCGGTTGTTGCGGTAACAGTTCCATTGGCTTCAATTTCCTGAAAGCGGTTTTTTGACGGTGCCTGTCGGATTTCTGACATCATTTTCCGACCGGCCGTCCGGTTGGAAAGCATCTGCTCAAGCCCGTCCATGAAAGGGGCACAAATCGGCTGATCATCCCCGTTTTCGGTCAGTATTCCCAGAAGGCTTTCATTTATCTGCATCATCATATGCCGGGACAAAACCAGGGAGAGCCTGGCGTTTAGAGAATCTGCCGCCGGGTCTTGTTCTGCTGCCTGGGCGGGGGGTGTCACCTGTTTGAGAAGATTTGAAAAAGATGCTGACCCGGGGCCCTTATTGTTTTGCAGCCCCGTTCTCCATGCTTCTCTGGAAACCGGGTTTAACCGGGGCGAGCCCATTGAAGCGTCAAATGTCGTGTCAAATTGGATCGTCATGATTTCTTAACCTGTAAATTGTTCCGGCTTGCTTGAGAACGGCCGGCGGACGGATTCATTACTGAAGGCCGGGCCTCTTTCAAACCAGTTACCTCTCGGAGAAAAGCAAGAAGCATGCCTTTTATCCAGGCAGGGGGATTAGCCGGTGACGGCTATAGCTGAACACAGGCAACGGTGGCAGGATATCTTCAGCCTGATCATTCAGCCGGATTCAATTTGAAGAAAATTTATGTGTCAGAACTTTTACGCACCCGGCAGATAGACAGAATGCTCGCCTTTGGGGGGATTCAAACAGAGGCAGGAGTATAATATATAAAATTTGGCCTGGTTCAATTCTCCAGGAGACAAGGTAACAGTTTTTGGTAACACTTTAACTTGCCATAAAATGTAACCTACTTAATTTGCATATTAAAATGATTTTTAAGAGAGTTATGTCTGCCTAATATCTGCAACCTTGTTTTGAACCAGGCCTAAAATTTAATCTTGAGTTTCCCTGCCGGGGATGTTTAATCTCCAATTAAGTTGCTTGGTTTCTGTTTTTCTTTTAGGTTTACATTCTAAAATAGAATGGTTAATGTTTTTGTTGTAGGAAGATTAGGTTATGTGATCTTAACTATAGTCGACCAATAACAACGAATATTAAAAGTGTTCCAATTGATTTTGGAAATTTTTTTAGTGTTAAGTATAAATAATTGTAAATAAGGTAAAGGCAAGACCGATGCCAAGACCGACTAAAATAACACCAGATCCAATAATTGATGCTGTTGTAGAATTTCGTTTTGAAAGTGAAATCCCACCTGATGCCATTTTAGGCATGCTGTTTAGCGTTGTTCGAAACGATTTTCCAAATTTCAACAAATTACCAATAGCTGATATTCCAGGGGTGCTAAGGCAGAAAGACCCACAATTAAAATTTGCGCCATGTTATCAATCTATTTCAAATGGATATCGATTAAATGTTGGCCCCAATGTGATATCCTTGGGGAACCCAGGAAATTATGTCGGTTGGAAAGATAATTTTTATCCATTTCTACAAAGTATTATTAAACAATTAGAAAAATCCGGAATTGTAAAAAGATTCACTCGGATTGGAATTAGATATATCGACTTTTTTGAGGCTGATATTTTTGAAAAAAAAATTACGCTTTCAATTAGTCTTAATGATGCCCCTCTTAATGCAAAGCAGATTACTGTTAGTACTATTTTTGAACAAGAAGAATTAGTTACTAGAGTAAACATTCAAAACAACTCAACTGTTATCTCAGGTGATAATCGCCGTGTTGGATCTATCATAGATACAGATACTTTCTTCGAACCAAAACAGGATATTTCTTTTAGCGACCTAATTTCATTACTGGATAAACAACATGAAGTTTCATTGTCAGTATTTTTCAATTTGCTTCACCCTGAGTTTCTAAAGACACTTAATCCGGAGTATTAAAAATGTATAATACAGAATTGTACGAGGATTTATTGCAGGGTCAGGGACAATACCAATACTCCCTTAAAAAAACAACAAAAACGATGGTGATCTGTGGCGCTCTTTTGTTAAATACGAGTGTTCCTCTTGTTTCGTACCCGTTATTGGGTAACTTTGCTATGAATAAAGATGGAAGTGATGGATATACGTTTAATAGTCGTTACTATGACAATGTGAATACATGGTCCGATATTAAGGTAGAATATATTCCCTTATTGAGGGTGAATATAGCTATTGGGTAGTATTAGGGAATACTTGTGATCTGTCAAGAAGTTTACCTATCAATGAAGACTCGCCGATACCACAACTCACTCATATTTCTCCCCTCATCCCAGTTCCGCAAGAGACTCCAGAGAGTATTCTTGATAATTTAAAAAAGTATAAACTTTTTAAGAGAGTGTTTATTCCAAGATGGAATGATGAAAAAAACGATTTTTATATTGATTTAACAATAATAAACTCTATAGAAAGACAGTGTTTAATGAACCATTCTGAAGTGTTGGCAAGGCTAAATTTTAAAACTTGGCTTTTGCTCCATTCCTGTCTTGTTCGATATATTGCTCGAGATGATGGTCGCCATGATTAGCAATACATCTTATTCATCAGTGGACTACATCAGTATCGAAATATCCCCAACATGGCATTTAGAACCCCGGACTATTATTAATAGTTTTGATCATCAAGCCTTTAAAAAGTAAAGGCAGGTCCTATACACAACATGTTTATAAATACTTAAATCCAGGGTTTTAGGCTCATCCACAATATGTAGGTGTAGCTTCTTACTATTTAAAGAGAAGGATTATAGTTTATACTGTATCTTCCGCATGAGCCGTTCGACATTGATATGAAACTGCAGGAACGTTACATGCGATTGCCCTGTTCCGGAGGCCTGACTGTCTGGCCAATACGGATATCAATAAATCCAGTACAGACAACCTTCTGGTCCGCCGTAAGCTGATATTCAAAACGATTCGGAGTTTTTTTCGCCGGCTTTATCAAAACTGAAATGGGGGTGTTCGGTCTGATCAATTGCTTGAATCTGACCCGCTTGAACCCTTCAAGTTTCACTCCGGGTCCCATGGTCCGCTGCATCAGGTCAAAAATCATGCTCATCTGGGCAATGCCCGGGACAATGGGGTTGTCCGGGAAATGCCCGTCAAACCAAGGCGACTCGGGGGCAAAGATCGTCCGGGCTGTGATGATTGACGCTTCTGTCATGCTGATCTTACTGACCTCATATCCGGGTCCACTTCGATCCGCCATCTCTACGGATGGGGTCATGACCTTGAGTTACCATGTTCGTTAACATACCGGGCCAGGGTATCAAGGGTGGCAAATACGGTTTCTCCAAGCTCCTTGTTGTCAATGACCACCCCGTAATCGTTTTCCAGCATCATGACCATCTCCAGGACATCAATGGAATCTAGTCCCAAAGGACCGCCAATCAGCTGGTCCTGTTCATTGATATCTTCGGGTGTTACATCCATCAGTCCCAGTGTGTCGACAATTTTGTGCTTGAGTTCTGAAATCAGCTTTTCCATATTCCATCCAATACAATAAGCATTATGGGTTTTATTATTTAGTGTGTAGATTAAAGGCCTTCAAAGGTGTTCATCTCTTCCTGTTCTTTTAACACATCTTTATAAATGCCCTCCCACCCCTTTTTTTTAAGGACCCTGGCATGCTGCTGTTGCAGTAATGGTTTGAACATGTATGTCCAGATGCCGGTCCATAATTTGCCGGTCCCCTTGGCCCTGGCCGACGGGTCCCACCATCCCAGAACGGTCTGGCGGTGATACCAGAACAGGTATTGCAGTTTGTCGGCACTCAGGTGACGGGTTTTGACATTGGCCCACAGGCCGTTGTATTTTTTCAAATCCAGGGCATTGGTCACAAGGCCCTGGTCCATGAGCTGTTCCCTCATGCCTGTTTTGGGATAGGGGGTCAGGATCTGGCAATAGGCGGCATCGGCATTAATCTCTTTTAAAAAACGGTAATTTTCAATGATGGCGGTCTCGTCATCATCGGGGAATCCGAATATCAGGCCGCCGATGACCATCAGGCCGTGTTTCTGGCACAATGCCACGGCTTTTCTTGAATATTCCACAATGTTTCCCTTGCCTGCCACGGCAAGGTTTGCTTTTGAGACATTTTCGATCCCTAAGAATACGGACTTAAACCCAGCCTGGGCCATTTTACGAATCATGCCCTCATTGGTGGCCATGGTCAGGCTGTCGGCCTGGACTACCAGTTTCAGGCGCCGGTATCCTTGCTGAATGATGGCATCGCACAGCCGGATGACCCTGTCCGTGTCCAGGACCAGGTTGTCATCCACAATAAAGGCCAGCCGGGTTTTTTTATTATAGTAAATGTCATCAAGGTCGGCAATGACCCTGTCAATGGGATAGGTTCTGAAGGTGCGGCCGTACATGTGCTTCATGCTGCAGAAATTGCAGGTTCGGGTGCATCCCCTTGAGGTCTCCAGCACCTCGGCCTTCATGTTCATCACATGGTATCCCCAGGTCAGCCGCCGTTTGTCCCGGATGGGCGGTTTCAACTTGGAAAGATCCTGCAGTTCACCCATGGGATTGGTGATGAATCCGTCTCCATCCCTGTAGGTCAGGGAGGGGATGTCCTGGAAGGTGTCTTGGCCGTCCAGGGCTTCCACCAACCGTTTAAAAGCCGTCTCTCCTTCTCCCTGGATAATGAAATCAATGAGTTTGCCTTCCGGGGATTTTGTGATCTCCTGGGTCATCAGGGTGGCATGGTATCCCCCGACCACGATTTTGGCCGTGGGGCGGATTCGTTTGATCAGCCGGATAATCCGGCAGCAGGTGTCCCATTGCCATGACATGGCTGAAAGCCCCACGATATCCGGCGCAAGCCTTGTCAGCTGTTTCGTCAGATAGGCGCGGATGGCCCGGCGTTTTCGGATCAGGTCAATGATTCTGACCTCATGGCGTTCATGGATGTTGCCCCCGATGCTGGCAATCCCGAGGTTGGGGAAGTGCACGGCATTCTGGTGAATGACCAGGGGCGCTACATCGGGCATGGACATCAGGAGTACTTTCATGGCAGACTCTCCTTGGAAAAAGGGATAATGACGATTGAAAAGATTTTCATGGCAATAGCCTCTATCTGTGTCCCCCGGGGCCAGTTCTCCGGGTAAAAATGCCATTCCCCACGTGCCCGGCCCCATGTGAACACCTGAGGTCAGAGACAACGGGACAAGGGAAAGACGCGCCCGGGGACAGGCCTGACGTATTTGGGGCATGACCGAGGCCTCCACCCATGCCCTGTTGTCCGAATATTCCAGAACTATCCTTGGTGAAGCGGTTTTTTCAAACTCGTGTTGAAGCCGGTTGACGGCATACCGGATCTGGCTGTCACTGTTTCTCACGGTTGCGACTTTTTGGGCGCCGTTTGCCCTGGGGCTGATGACGGGCCGGATGCTGAGAAGATCACCCGCTACACCGCCTGTTTTGGACATCCTGCCACCCATGGCCAGGTATTTCAGCTGGTTGAGGAAAAGCAGTTCGTCGCAAGCCCCGATAATTTTTACCGCATGGGCTGCCAGTTCCGCCGGATCCTTCAGGGTTTCGGCTGCCAGGGCAACGGTTTCGGCAATCAGCCCGAGCCTGCCGGATGCCGCACCGGTATCCACAACCTGCATGCGTTCTGAAAGGTCGTTGTCCGCAACCCACTGGACGGCAACCTCATAATTGCCTGTATACACAGACCCCACACACAGGTAAAGCACCCGGTCATATTGTTCCAAGGCCTTCCTGAAGGTTTCCCGGCGCTGGAATACCGAGGCCTGGGCCGTCATGACCCTTTTACCCCGGGCCATGTCCGCATAGATTTGGGCCGGGTCTGCCAGGGTTTCAGGAGACCCGCCGCCGTCTGTCACGATGAAACTGTCCATGAGCGTGATGCCAAGCGCTGCGGCCCGCTCAAGGGTGATGGAGCCTGCCGCATCCGTGATGATGCCCACCGTGTCAGGGGTTGCCCGGGCCGGTGCTTTTTCCGGCCGGGTTGTGATGGGTTCATCATCCCATGCCGTGATCTCCCCTAGCTCAGACACCCGCCGCTTAAGCGCCTCCCTGTCCCGGGTGTGCACATGGATTTTCAGGGATTGATCGGTTTGTGCCATGACAATACTGTCACCAAGGGTTTTAATCAGTGCGTCCGGGGCCCCGGCACCTTGATCCATCCGGATCTGTAAATCCACACAAAACGCCGGTTCTGCGGGTTCCGTGTATCCGGCAGAGACACAGAGATGATCCTTGAAGCTTTCCATGACCGGGATACATTGATCCTGCCGCTCTTCAAGGGCTTTGAAAAATCCTTCCAGGAACAGGAACATCCCTAACACTCCTGCATCCACGACACCTGCTTTCTGCAGGGCGGGCAGTCGGGTAACGCTTTGGGCCACACTCTGTCTGAGTACTTCGGTCAGTTCGTCGGTGTCAAAGAATGCTTCGTGCAGCCGGGCGTCACTTGCCTTGTCATCAAAAAAACGGGCCTGGCTTTCAAACAGATCCAGCATGGTACCTGGCCTGGGATCGGCCACGGCGTTCATGGCCATGTTTAAGCCCTGCCTGGCGGCATTGGGAAAAGAGATGGGCAATGGATGGGCCAAAAAGCCTGAAAAAAAGGCTGCCGCAATATTGCCTGAATTGCCGACGGCCGACCGTGACAGGTTATCAATTAATTTATCAAAAGGGCGTTGGTCAAAAGAGCTCCCTGGCGATGGTTTGCCGGCGCCATTGCACGCGCCATGAGCCGGCTTGATTTGCTTAAACGGTGCCAGGCTGATTTTCAGATTTTTGCCGGTATCTGAATCATGGAC
Encoded here:
- a CDS encoding acyl carrier protein: MNKVRTIDDVIINVTRIIIDELMIEDVTPETFDPEMDLVDEVGIDSMDLATVALVIQDEYGIRIDEDDYPKLTNVRLIAEYINNKL
- a CDS encoding TIGR04255 family protein, with amino-acid sequence MPRPTKITPDPIIDAVVEFRFESEIPPDAILGMLFSVVRNDFPNFNKLPIADIPGVLRQKDPQLKFAPCYQSISNGYRLNVGPNVISLGNPGNYVGWKDNFYPFLQSIIKQLEKSGIVKRFTRIGIRYIDFFEADIFEKKITLSISLNDAPLNAKQITVSTIFEQEELVTRVNIQNNSTVISGDNRRVGSIIDTDTFFEPKQDISFSDLISLLDKQHEVSLSVFFNLLHPEFLKTLNPEY
- a CDS encoding B12-binding domain-containing radical SAM protein; its protein translation is MPPGLFECTNIQKMTKAFAIGYERIVAWADLLDQVNVFPVHDSDTGKNLKISLAPFKQIKPAHGACNGAGKPSPGSSFDQRPFDKLIDNLSRSAVGNSGNIAAAFFSGFLAHPLPISFPNAARQGLNMAMNAVADPRPGTMLDLFESQARFFDDKASDARLHEAFFDTDELTEVLRQSVAQSVTRLPALQKAGVVDAGVLGMFLFLEGFFKALEERQDQCIPVMESFKDHLCVSAGYTEPAEPAFCVDLQIRMDQGAGAPDALIKTLGDSIVMAQTDQSLKIHVHTRDREALKRRVSELGEITAWDDEPITTRPEKAPARATPDTVGIITDAAGSITLERAAALGITLMDSFIVTDGGGSPETLADPAQIYADMARGKRVMTAQASVFQRRETFRKALEQYDRVLYLCVGSVYTGNYEVAVQWVADNDLSERMQVVDTGAASGRLGLIAETVALAAETLKDPAELAAHAVKIIGACDELLFLNQLKYLAMGGRMSKTGGVAGDLLSIRPVISPRANGAQKVATVRNSDSQIRYAVNRLQHEFEKTASPRIVLEYSDNRAWVEASVMPQIRQACPRARLSLVPLSLTSGVHMGPGTWGMAFLPGELAPGDTDRGYCHENLFNRHYPFFQGESAMKVLLMSMPDVAPLVIHQNAVHFPNLGIASIGGNIHERHEVRIIDLIRKRRAIRAYLTKQLTRLAPDIVGLSAMSWQWDTCCRIIRLIKRIRPTAKIVVGGYHATLMTQEITKSPEGKLIDFIIQGEGETAFKRLVEALDGQDTFQDIPSLTYRDGDGFITNPMGELQDLSKLKPPIRDKRRLTWGYHVMNMKAEVLETSRGCTRTCNFCSMKHMYGRTFRTYPIDRVIADLDDIYYNKKTRLAFIVDDNLVLDTDRVIRLCDAIIQQGYRRLKLVVQADSLTMATNEGMIRKMAQAGFKSVFLGIENVSKANLAVAGKGNIVEYSRKAVALCQKHGLMVIGGLIFGFPDDDETAIIENYRFLKEINADAAYCQILTPYPKTGMREQLMDQGLVTNALDLKKYNGLWANVKTRHLSADKLQYLFWYHRQTVLGWWDPSARAKGTGKLWTGIWTYMFKPLLQQQHARVLKKKGWEGIYKDVLKEQEEMNTFEGL
- a CDS encoding 3-hydroxymyristoyl-ACP dehydratase produces the protein MTPSVEMADRSGPGYEVSKISMTEASIITARTIFAPESPWFDGHFPDNPIVPGIAQMSMIFDLMQRTMGPGVKLEGFKRVRFKQLIRPNTPISVLIKPAKKTPNRFEYQLTADQKVVCTGFIDIRIGQTVRPPEQGNRM
- a CDS encoding phosphopantetheine-binding protein, translated to MEKLISELKHKIVDTLGLMDVTPEDINEQDQLIGGPLGLDSIDVLEMVMMLENDYGVVIDNKELGETVFATLDTLARYVNEHGNSRS
- a CDS encoding lytic transglycosylase domain-containing protein, producing MTIQFDTTFDASMGSPRLNPVSREAWRTGLQNNKGPGSASFSNLLKQVTPPAQAAEQDPAADSLNARLSLVLSRHMMMQINESLLGILTENGDDQPICAPFMDGLEQMLSNRTAGRKMMSEIRQAPSKNRFQEIEANGTVTATTEEAKRTDSLDIEAIIEKAATTFGVNSGLIKAVIQAESSFNPDAVSPKGAMGLMQLMPDTARELGVKDPLNPTENVMGGTRYLKQLLDRYEGSVPLALAAYNWGMGNLDSRPSQMPRETKNYVAKITGMTLT